A window of the Eremothecium cymbalariae DBVPG#7215 chromosome 5, complete sequence genome harbors these coding sequences:
- the KIC1 gene encoding putative serine/threonine protein kinase KIC1 (similar to Ashbya gossypii ACL104C) produces MSNSSGGSIVHNVGGSALTPQAFRRTEIVGRGKFGVVYKAYHVKTKQVYAIKVLNLDCPEDEVEDVQKEVQFLSSLKQVPNITQYYGSFLYETKLWVIMEYCAGGSLRTLLRPGKIDEKYLGVIVRNLLVALLYIHKDNVIHRDIKAANVLITNGGHVKLCDFGVAAQLTTANHKRQTMAGTPYWMAPEVIMEGVYYNTKADIWSLGITTYEIATGNPPYCDVEALRAMQLITKSKPPRLEGRNYSPLLKEFIALCLDEDPEARPTAEELLTTKLVKTHKGSSVTILKELISRYLLFSEKHKNRESVMINLDDDDPHKTTANCANSGGADNQVEVKWDFDSLNSNEYIIQNDINIDSIPEETDWGRSQSCVNYAYPDEELYYESNKPPCFQGTTFGKSLGDPNTNTSTIQAYNQHSTANPSMGNQQGKNTYTISQSMKTETKASKQLLLLFEESEKITEEEENEFPMLAKSLSSMHLTENDTSASTPLGPPSQRQDVLLNGPGYHSQSTPILPILQTNLKVNMQSGPLSSTALTTPMEIEIPEELPLSTTVTAPQTGQAGTITGDQSGVKNIPRPGGMSSLQRRPTLSSAASAMSRADNASIISNSKSIGAELSSRVISVNTHISSTASSKGTAGNVASASSTVDRSPSPLRSGVSGNISPDRIVSAATSITDSANGNHSQNAALILHSGVKPAQSSNNLLDSSSQATGIPSVPPMVQAPLGSLTSGGFSNYLKTVDKEHYHISERASREFKRNNPNLKLQMPSPTTLIPNKLLISGSVDDQASGVAYSGGSGGSNGNINQFGINTSSTTNIPVAMTPLGEKVAPDFGAKLKRSTSTSNRAGASSTVPIDAATNTQTGVQSVIPVNLNTATAMTSSGPANGTSATAVSTSTAAANPGISSLTIANSNTSATNNVTSTSTAISSNTIIVAQPVLLHMEVPPKMLPMDMFVDVDETDDTHRVDRKSMVLRELDTLLRMFEDGLPIMENALKNVLPTQTTTSNDND; encoded by the coding sequence ATGTCAAATAGTAGTGGTGGCTCCATTGTGCATAACGTGGGAGGTAGTGCTCTAACTCCGCAGGCATTTAGACGAACAGAAATAGTAGGGCGAGGAAAATTTGGTGTCGTGTATAAAGCATATCACGTTAAAACGAAGCAGGTTTATGCGATTAAGGTTCTGAATCTAGATTGTCCGGAAGATGAAGTAGAGGATGTTCAGAAGGAGGTGCAAttcctttcttctttaaagcAGGTGCCGAACATTACACAGTATTATGGGTCTTTTTTGTACGAAACAAAACTGTGGGTGATCATGGAGTACTGCGCAGGAGGTTCACTTAGGACGTTGCTACGACCAGGGAAGATAGATGAGAAGTATTTGGGTGTTATAGTAAGAAACTTGTTGGTTGCCCTGCTGTATATTCACAAGGATAATGTGATTCATAGAGATATTAAGGCTGCTAATGTTTTGATCACCAACGGCGGTCACGTTAAATTGTGTGACTTTGGTGTTGCAGCTCAGTTGACGACAGCAAATCACAAGCGGCAGACGATGGCTGGTACTCCGTACTGGATGGCCCCGGAGGTGATCATGGAAGGAGTATATTACAATACTAAAGCTGATATTTGGTCATTGGGGATTACTACTTATGAAATAGCTACTGGGAATCCACCTTATTGTGATGTAGAGGCATTAAGAGCAATGCAGTTGATAACTAAGTCGAAGCCTCCAAGATTAGAAGGCAGAAATTACTCTCCGTTGTTAAAGGAATTTATTGCTCTCTGTTTAGATGAAGACCCTGAGGCTAGACCTACTGCAGAGGAGTTGTTAACTACTAAGTTAGTGAAGACACATAAGGGCAGCTCAGTTACCATTTTGAAGGAACTAATATCTAgatatcttttattttctgAGAAGCATAAAAATAGGGAAAGCGTAATGATCaatttagatgatgatgatccACATAAAACTACTGCTAATTGCGCTAACTCCGGTGGTGCTGACAATCAAGTGGAAGTGAAGTGGGATTTCGATTCTTTGAACTcaaatgaatatattattcagAATGATATCAATATAGACTCTATTCCGGAAGAAACAGATTGGGGTAGATCTCAGAGTTGCGTTAACTATGCGTATCCTGATGAAGAACTATATTACGAGTCAAATAAGCCTCCCTGTTTTCAAGGCACTACTTTTGGTAAATCTCTAGGTGATCCTAACACAAATACTTCAACAATCCAAGCATATAATCAGCATTCCACAGCTAATCCGTCAATGGGGAATCAGCAAGGCAAAAACACATATACAATCTCTCAAAGTATGAAGACCGAGACAAAGGCCTCTAAACAGTTATTACTATTGTTTGAAGAGAGCGAGAAAATTactgaggaagaagaaaacgaGTTTCCAATGCTTGCTAAATCGCTATCTTCAATGCATCTTACTGAAAATGATACTTCTGCATCTACACCGTTAGGGCCTCCATCCCAGCGACAGGACGTTCTTTTAAATGGTCCAGGCTATCATAGCCAAAGCACTCCAATTCTACCCATATTGCAAACTAACCTAAAGGTTAATATGCAAAGTGGCCCATTGAGTTCCACAGCTTTAACAACACCTATGGAGATAGAGATTCCGGAAGAACTGCCTCTCAGCACCACTGTTACAGCACCACAGACAGGTCAAGCTGGTACGATCACGGGTGATCAATCAGGCGTTAAGAATATTCCAAGGCCAGGGGGTATGTCATCTCTGCAGAGAAGACCGACTTTGTCAAGTGCCGCTTCAGCAATGTCTAGAGCCGATAACGCCAGTATTATAAGTAATTCCAAGTCTATTGGTGCGGAATTGTCTTCTCGTGTTATTTCAGTGAATACACATATATCTTCTACTGCTTCGAGCAAAGGAACTGCTGGAAACGTTGCTTCTGCCTCATCTACTGTCGATAGGTCTCCTTCTCCATTAAGAAGTGGGGTTAGTGGCAACATATCTCCAGACCGTATCGTGTCAGCAGCAACTTCAATTACAGACTCAGCGAATGGTAATCATTCACAAAATGCTGCTTTAATCTTGCATTCTGGTGTGAAGCCAGCTCAGAGTTCAAACAACCTCTTAGATAGTTCCTCTCAGGCTACAGGGATTCCTTCAGTTCCTCCAATGGTCCAAGCCCCATTGGGCTCCTTAACAAGTGGTGGCTTTTCAAACTATTTGAAAACAGTCGATAAGGAACATTACCACATTAGTGAACGTGCCAGTCGCGAgtttaaaagaaataatCCTAATCTCAAGCTCCAGATGCCTTCGCCAACTACACTGATACCAAACAAGCTACTTATTTCAGGCTCAGTAGATGACCAGGCATCTGGAGTCGCCTATTCTGGCGGCTCTGGAGGCTCTAATGGTAATATAAACCAATTTGGTATCAATACAAGTAGTACTACAAACATTCCAGTGGCAATGACTCCTTTAGGAGAAAAGGTGGCCCCTGACTTTGGAGCCAAGTTAAAACGAAGCACGAGCACCTCAAACAGAGCAGGAGCAAGCTCCACTGTCCCCATAGATGCCGCAACTAACACGCAGACAGGTGTACAGTCCGTAATTCCGGTTAACTTAAACACTGCAACCGCTATGACTAGTTCAGGCCCAGCAAATGGCACTTCAGCAACTGCTGTATCTACCTCGACTGCTGCCGCAAACCCAGGGATAAGTAGTTTAACCATCGCAAACTCTAATACCAGCGCAACTAATAACGTCACCTCCACAAGTACAGCAATCTCCTCAAATACCATCATTGTTGCTCAACCCGTTCTCCTTCATATGGAAGTCCCTCCCAAAATGCTTCCCATGGATATGTTTGTCGATGTAGACGAAACTGATGACACACATCGTGTCGATAGGAAATCCATGGTGTTGCGCGAGCTCGACACGTTGCTTAGAATGTTTGAAGATGGCCTTCCCATTATGGAGAATGCACTGAAAAACGTACTTCCTACACAAACTACTACGTCTAACGATAACGATTAA